A stretch of DNA from Salvelinus sp. IW2-2015 linkage group LG20, ASM291031v2, whole genome shotgun sequence:
TTTCCTCCAGAGAGGATCTGTGGGTGCGGGAAGGGAGGATCCTAGACCCAGAGAAGTTGTTCTTTGATGAGGAAGGCTATGCAGATCAACGTGTTGACTGTGAAGGCCTCATCATCGCTCCTGGGTTCATTGACGTTCAGATCAATGGTTagtcttttttttggggggggggtgtcaattcACTCCAGGGACTGTCCCCAATTCAATTGCAGGTATGGgcttcttacatttacatttaagtcatttagcagacgctcttacagcgacttacaaattggaaagttcatacatattcatcctggtccccccgtggggaatgaacccacaaccctggcgttgcaagcgccatgctctaccaactgagccacacgggaccacaaagCTTTATTGGAGGAGTGTTCCTTGCTAAAACTAACAGAGCCTGCGAGCTGTTCCTCTCACCAGAACAAGGAAGCCATTGGATACAGGATTTTCCAAACTCAATCAATGATCCATTGTTTTACACCCACAGGAGGATATGGCATCGACTTCTCGCAAGCAACCAGTAATGTCAGAGGAGGTGTGGCCCTAGTAGCCAAGAAAATCTTGGAGCATGGTGTCACCTCTTttttacccaccctagtcacctCCCCTCCAAACATCTACCACAAGGTAGGCACCTTCACACCTGTCCTCTCAACAACATGTCCCGTTTCTCACCATTGTCTCACATACactttatgaccaaaagtatgtggacacctgctcgtcgaacatctcattccaaaatcatgggcgtatggagttggtcccccccccctttgctgatataacagcctccactattctgggaaggctttccactattctgggaaggctttccactagattttggaacatggctgcggggacttacttccattcagtcacaagagcattagtgaggcggggcactgatattgggcgattaggcctggctcgcagttggcattccaattcatcccaaaggtgtttgttggggttgaggtcagggctctgtgcaggccagtcaagttcttccacaccgatctcaacaaaccattcctGTATGGACCTTGCGTTATGcgtgggggcattgtcatgctgaaacaggaaagagccttccccaaattgttgccacaaagttggaagcacagaattgtctacagagggtagtgtgtatggcccagtgcatcactggagctaagcttcctgccatccaagacctctataccaggcgttgtcagaggaaggccctaaaaatggtcagattccagccaccctagtcatagacttttctctctgctaccgcgtgGCAagcagtgccaagtctaggtccaagaggcttctaaacagcttctacccccaagccataagactcctgaacatctaattaaatggctacccagactatttgcattgtcctcccgccattttacactgctgctactgtctgttattatctatgcatagtcactttaataactacctacatgtacatattacctcactgtagtgatttttacgcgctacgcgtttcagcactcggcggtcctgttctgtgagcttttgtggcctaccgtTTTgcagctgagcctttgttgctcctagatgtttccacttcacaataacagcacttacagttgaccagggcagctctagcagggtagaaatttgacgaactgtcttgttggaaaggtggtatcctatgacggtgccacgttgaaagtcactgagctctttagtagaaagtcactgagctctttagtagaaagtcactgagctctttagtagaaagtcactgagctctttagtaaggccattctactgctgatgtttgtctatagagattgcatggctgtgtgcttgattgtatAAGCCTGTCatcaacggatgtggctgaagtagcctaatccactaataagaaggggtgtccacatacactatatatacaaaagtatgtcatTTGTGACTCCCATTCAAATGTGTTTCAAATAGTgttggttttctttcaaatacttgagcTGTGGTGGATTGATCTTGTCTGGTGCaatgtgaattgttagatactactgcactgttggagctaggaacacaagcatttcYctacacccacaataacatctgcttaatatgtgtatgtgaccaataaaatgtgatttgatttggatccAAATAGTCTCAAATATGCAAACCACACCCACCTggcctggcactccaggcaggctcgaTCAAATTKTTATGTATTGCTTATGAATGCAATATTTATGCATGTGTTATGAAATCCTTATGCACGTACCTTTTCAAGTAAAATACCTGTTTTCTAGGTCTTGGCTGAGGTTAAAGTTCatagtggaggagtggagggagctgGAGTTCTGGGTAAGGATGCAGTCAGGAAGGATGTAGACACATCTTCATATGTCTGAGTGGTCCTTATATCTGGACATGTTTTCCAATACTGAATTCCATATAACTGTATGGTGATGGAAGAAATGTTATAAAACAGTGTGATATGCTTGAAATATGTTGTGTCTATTTTACTCCATTACACATTCTGTCAATATTTCATATTTCTGCCCTTTCTGTCCATTTCGCcgtctctaccccccccccccctctccctctctctctctctcaaggctgTCATCTAGAAGGTCCATTCATCAGTTTAGAGAAGAAGGGAGCCCATCCGGAGCAGTACCTGCGCTCCTTCCAGTCGGGCGGCATGTTGGACCTGATTGAGACCTACGGGACCCTGGATAACGTTGCCATGGTGACGTTGGCCCCCGAGCTACCCAACAGTGAGACGGTGATTAGAGAGCTGGCTCAGAGGGGCATCACTGTTTCTCTAGGTAGGTGTATTAAACTGGGAATAGGATACTCTTTATGTAGGCCTATGACATCTGCTTATGCATGATTTAATTGTGAAGCATCTATGTAGGCCATATGCATGTTTTATGAATCATctatgtcatatggtcagagatGGCTCAGAGGTACATCACTGTGTCTCTAGGTAGGTGTAGTATTCTGGGAATGggaataaaatataatttacatgTATGACTTAGATACTACTCTTTATGTGCATGCTGGGAATGACAGCCTTTACACTGTATGTATTACATCTgctcaaatgttttattaagSATCTATATAGGCCTTATAAAGGGTTTATGAAGACTTATTTTAAACAACAGAAAACCAGGCTGTTGATAAAATCCAATAGACATCTCCTGTCTGTAAGCAGGAGGTTGCCACACTGTGTAGGATGATGTGATATCACTAAGTGTACCTGTCAACCTATTCCATGTGTAGGACACTCTGTAGCCAACCTGTCCCAAGCTGAGGAGGCTGTGCAGAACGGTGCTTCATTCATCACACATCTCTTCAATGCTATGCTGCCTGTGAGTAATATAACACAGCATCATATTGTATTATGTTTTCCATTTAGCACAGtg
This window harbors:
- the amdhd2 gene encoding N-acetylglucosamine-6-phosphate deacetylase, whose amino-acid sequence is MPTNKSVSKAPITQFVNCRILRDHKLQREDLWVREGRILDPEKLFFDEEGYADQRVDCEGLIIAPGFIDVQINGGYGIDFSQATSNVRGGVALVAKKILEHGVTSFLPTLVTSPPNIYHKVLAEVKVHSGGVEGAGVLGCHLEGPFISLEKKGAHPEQYLRSFQSGGMLDLIETYGTLDNVAMVTLAPELPNSETVIRELAQRGITVSLGHSVANLSQAEEAVQNGASFITHLFNAMLPFHHRDPGIVGLLTSDQVPQDRTVFYGMIADGIHTNSAALRIAHRAHPTGLVLVTDAITAMGLPPGRHTLGQQVIEIQGLHAYVAGTKTLSGSIATMDMCVSHFKQASGCSVEQALEAASLHPAQLLGISHCKGTLDYGADADLVLLDDALNVRATYIAGQEVWRK